The genomic interval GATTTTCATGCTCAACCACAAGGCTTTTTAAATGGAGGTGCAAGTCTTGCTCTCGCTGAAATCACAGCTGGTATGGCAAGTAATGCAATCGGCTCCGGTCAATACTTTGCCTTTGGTCAAAGCATTAACGCCAACCATCTCAATCCAAAAAAATGCGAAGGTTTCGTAAATGCCCGCGGTCTTCTCCTCAAAAATGGCAAACGCAACCATGTCTGGGAAATCAAAATCACTGACGAAAATGAAACGCTCATTTCTCAAATCACAGTGGTCAATGCTTTGGTACCACAAAAAAACTCTGACAAATAGTCAGAGTTTTTTTAGACGGCGTAAGTTAACCATT from Lactococcus lactis carries:
- a CDS encoding PaaI family thioesterase, which codes for MNMIDQLNITDFQVFTDENSDKFVSKIYKFSSKMILSDFHAQPQGFLNGGASLALAEITAGMASNAIGSGQYFAFGQSINANHLNPKKCEGFVNARGLLLKNGKRNHVWEIKITDENETLISQITVVNALVPQKNSDK